A genomic stretch from Sceloporus undulatus isolate JIND9_A2432 ecotype Alabama chromosome 5, SceUnd_v1.1, whole genome shotgun sequence includes:
- the SGSM3 gene encoding small G protein signaling modulator 3, whose product MSGSYTPTPGGPFSALTPSIWPQEILAKYTQKEESVEQPEFRYDEFGFRVDKEDGAEPNSSKLLGIPLIEEPQQRLKWQAHLEFTHNHDVGDLTWDKIEVTLPHSDKLRSLVLAGIPHSMRPQLWMRLSGALQKKRNSEMSYREIVKNSSNDETIAAKQIEKDLLRTMPSNACFSNMNSIGVPRLRRILRGLAWLYPEIGYCQGTGMVVASLLLFLEEEDAFWMMCAIIEDLVPASYFSTTLMGVQTDQRVLRHLIVQYLPRLDKLLQEHDIELSLITLHWFLTSFASVVHIKLLLRIWDLFFYQGSIVLFQVTLGMLRMKEDELIQSENSASIFNTLSDIPSQIEDPDVLLQEAMRIAGSLTDVAVETQRCKHLAYLIADQGQLLSPGAAVNLSKIVRRRTQRRKSGITSLLFGEDDMEALKAKNIKQTELVADLREAILQVAQHFQCVDPKSCSIDLTPDYTMESHQRDHESYVACSRNQRRRAKALLDFERHDDDELGFRKNDIITIVSQKDEHCWVGELNGLRGWFPAKFVEVLDERSKEYSIAGDDSVTEGITDLVRGTLCPALKAIFEHGLKRPSLLGGACHPWLFIEEAAGREVERDFDSVYSRLVLCKTYRLDEDGKVLTPEELLYRAVQSVNMSHDAAHAQMDVKLRSLISVGLNEQVLHLWLEVLCSSLQTVEKWFHPWSFLRSPGWVQIKCELRVLSKFAFSLSQDWELPVKREEKEKKPLKEGVQDMLVKHHLFSWDIDG is encoded by the exons ATGTCAG GAAGCTATACACCGACACCTGGTGGACCCTTTTCTGCTCTCACTCCCAGCATATGGCCTCAGGAAATCCTGGCAAAATATACCCAG AAAGAAGAATCTGTTGAGCAACCTGAGTTCCGATATGATGAATTTGGTTTTCGAGTAGACAAAGAAG ATGGTGCTGAGCCAAACTCCAGCAAGCTCTTGGGAATCCCACTGATAGAAGAGCCACAGCAGAGGCTGAAATGGCAGGCTCACTTGGAGTTTACACACAACCATGATGTGGGGGACCTCACCTGGGACAAGATAGAAGTCACACTTCCACATTCAGATAAGCTGCGATCACTAGTGTTGGCTGGCATTCCTCACAGCATGAGACCACAG CTGTGGATGCGACTATCCGGTGCTCTACAGAAGAAGAGAAATTCAGAAATGTCTTACCGGGAAATTGTAAAGAACAGCTCAAATGATGAAACCATTGCTGCCAAACAA ATCGAGAAAGACCTGCTCCGCACCATGCCCAGCAATGCCTGCTTCTCCAACATGAACAGCATTGGTGTGCCACGACTACGTAGAATATTACGTGGATTGGCTTGGCTGTATCCAGAAATTGGCTACTGCCAAGGAACTGGCATG GTAGTGGCTTCCTTGCTTCtcttcctggaagaagaagatGCCTTCTGGATGATGTGTGCTATCATTGAGGACCTGGTGCCCGCCTCTTACTTCAGCACCACTCTCATGGGTGTACAGACAGACCAGCGTGTATTGAGACATCTCATTGTGCAGTACCTGCCACGACTGGATAAGCTTCTTCAGGAGCATGACATTG AGCTGTCCCTGATCACCCTGCATTGGTTCCTCACATCCTTTGCTAGTGTTGTGCATATCAAGCTGTTGCTACGCATCTGGGACCTTTTTTTCTACCAGGGTTCCATAGTTCTCTTCCAGGTCACTTTGGGCATGCTCAGGATGAAG GAAGATGAACTGATCCAGTCAGAGAACTCTGCATCCATCTTCAACACACTCTCAGACATCCCCTCTCAAATTGAAGATCCAGATGTGCTCTTGCAGGAAGCCATGCGGATTGCTGGGTCACTGACAGATGTGGCAGTGGAGACACAGCGTTGCAAGCATCTTGCTTACCTCATTGCCGACCAAGGGCAGCTATTAAGTCCCGGTGCTGCTGTCAACTTATCAAAG ATTGTGCGACGCAGGACACAGCGCAGGAAGTCTGGCATTACCTCACTGCTTTTTG GAGAAGATGATATGGAGGCGCTGAAGGCCAAGAATATTAAGCAAACTGAGCTGGTTGCAGACTTGCGTGAGGCCATCCTGCAAGTAGCACAGCATTTTCAGTGTGTGGATCCCAAGAGTTGCAGCATA GACTTGACTCCAGACTACACAATGGAGAGCCACCAGAGAGACCATGAAAGCTATGTAGCATGTTCCCGGAATCAGCGGCGACGTGCCAAGGCACTGCTGGATTTTGAGcgtcatgatgatgatgaactaGGCTTCCGTAAGAATGATATCATCACG attgTCTCCCAGAAGGATGAGCATTGTTGGGTGGGTGAGCTAAATGGCCTCAGAG GTTGGTTTCCTGCAAAATTTGTAGAGGTCCTGGATGAACGGAGCAAAGAG TATTCCATTGCAGGAGATGACTCTGTCACTGAAGGAATCACAGACTTGGTCCGAGGAACACTCTGTCCAGCCCTTAAAGCCATATTTGAACATGGGCTGAAGAGGCCATCTTTGTTGGGTGGGGCCTGTCACCCCTGGCTCTTCATCGAAGAG GCTGCTGGGCGTGAAGTGGAGCGAGACTTTGACTCTGTGTATTCTCGTCTTGTGCTCTGCAAGACTTACAG GTTAGATGAAGATGGGAAAGTGCTGACTCCAGAAGAACTGCTTTATCGG GCAGTACAGTCTGTGAACATGTCACATGATGCAGCACATGCTCAGATGGATGTGAAGCTTCGTTCTCTCATCTCTGTTGGACTGAA TGAACAAGTACTACATTTGTGGCTTGAGGTGTTGTGCTCTAGCCTGCAAACAGTGGAGAAATGGTTCCATCCCTGGTCATTTCTGCGCAGTCCAGGTTGGGTACAGATCAAGTGTGAGCTCAG GGTCCTCAGTAAATTTGCATTCAGCCTCTCACAGGATTGGGAACTCCCTGTAAAAAGAGAG gagaaggagaagaaaccatTGAAGGAAGGAGTTCAGGACATGCTTGTAAAGCACCATCTTTTCAGCTGGGACATAGATGGATGA